The Thermoleophilaceae bacterium genome includes a window with the following:
- a CDS encoding acetolactate synthase large subunit, with the protein MPSRKASDVFVECLEAEGVKYVFGIPGEETLDLNESLAGSSIEFVPVRHEQGGAYMADVYGRLTGHAGVCLGTLGPGATNLVTAVADAYLDRAPLVALTGQGDLERRHKESHQYIDVMRMMQPITKWNATLSDPAIIPEVVRKAFKVAESEKPGATHIELPEDVMAAELDAAPLARRKPVRPEPAARELLKAADVVRGALNPVALAGNGVVRGGAAPALREFVRSTGIPVAETFMGKGLLDPSDSRALGSVGLQSGDYNMAGFEDADVVIAIGYDLVEHSPKHWNPGRDKKIVCIDSLPAEIDEFFIPEVELVGDIYHILTRLGEECRHVPHSGGSTRLREVVGGAFEAGRHNDAFPAQPPRALYEIRQALARDDILISDVGLHKLWIGRMFPAYEPNTVLIANGLAGMGFAVPAAIAAKLVHPDRKVVAVNGDGGFLMNCQELETAVRLKTPFVSVIWENRQYGSIVWKQDKKFGRHFGTDFTNPDFVKLAESFGMPAWRCETVDEFPERLRQGLALDVPSLVVLPIDYSVDVAISRELGTETVAT; encoded by the coding sequence ATGCCATCCAGAAAGGCATCGGACGTATTCGTCGAATGTTTAGAGGCAGAGGGCGTCAAGTACGTCTTCGGCATTCCCGGTGAGGAGACGCTCGACCTCAACGAGTCCCTGGCGGGCTCCTCGATCGAGTTCGTCCCCGTCCGCCACGAGCAGGGCGGCGCCTACATGGCCGACGTCTACGGCCGCCTCACGGGCCACGCGGGCGTCTGCCTGGGCACGCTGGGGCCGGGCGCCACCAACCTGGTCACCGCAGTGGCCGACGCCTACCTGGACCGCGCGCCGCTGGTGGCCCTCACCGGCCAGGGCGACCTCGAGCGCAGGCACAAGGAGTCGCACCAGTACATCGACGTGATGCGCATGATGCAGCCGATCACCAAGTGGAACGCGACCCTCTCGGACCCGGCGATCATCCCCGAGGTGGTCCGCAAGGCGTTCAAGGTCGCGGAGAGCGAGAAGCCCGGCGCCACCCACATCGAGCTGCCCGAGGACGTGATGGCCGCCGAGCTCGACGCCGCGCCGCTGGCCCGGCGCAAGCCGGTGCGCCCCGAGCCGGCCGCGCGCGAGCTGCTCAAGGCCGCCGACGTGGTCCGCGGCGCGCTCAACCCCGTCGCGCTGGCCGGCAACGGCGTGGTGCGCGGCGGCGCGGCGCCTGCCCTGCGGGAGTTCGTGCGCTCCACCGGCATCCCCGTGGCCGAGACCTTCATGGGCAAGGGCCTGCTCGACCCGTCCGACTCTCGCGCGCTCGGCTCGGTGGGGCTCCAATCGGGGGACTACAACATGGCGGGCTTCGAGGACGCCGACGTGGTCATCGCCATCGGCTACGACCTGGTGGAGCACTCGCCCAAGCACTGGAACCCGGGGCGCGACAAGAAGATCGTCTGCATCGACTCCCTGCCGGCCGAGATCGACGAGTTCTTCATCCCCGAGGTCGAGCTCGTGGGCGACATCTACCACATCCTCACCAGGCTCGGAGAGGAGTGCCGGCACGTGCCCCACAGCGGCGGCTCGACCCGGCTGCGCGAGGTCGTGGGCGGTGCGTTCGAGGCAGGCAGGCACAACGACGCCTTCCCCGCCCAGCCGCCCCGCGCCCTGTACGAGATCCGCCAGGCGCTCGCCCGCGACGACATCCTGATCTCCGACGTCGGCCTGCACAAGCTGTGGATCGGGCGCATGTTTCCGGCGTACGAGCCCAACACGGTCCTCATCGCCAACGGCCTGGCCGGCATGGGCTTCGCGGTGCCCGCGGCGATCGCGGCCAAGCTCGTGCACCCCGACCGCAAGGTGGTGGCGGTCAACGGCGACGGCGGCTTCCTCATGAACTGCCAGGAGCTCGAGACGGCGGTGCGGCTCAAGACGCCGTTCGTCTCGGTGATCTGGGAGAACCGGCAATACGGCTCGATCGTCTGGAAGCAGGACAAGAAGTTCGGCCGCCACTTCGGCACGGACTTCACCAATCCGGACTTCGTGAAGCTGGCGGAGTCGTTCGGGATGCCCGCGTGGCGCTGCGAGACCGTGGACGAGTTCCCCGAGCGGCTGCGCCAGGGCCTCGCCCTGGACGTGCCCTCGCTCGTGGTGCTCCCGATCGACTACTCGGTGGATGTTGCGATCTCGCGCGAGCTGGGTACGGAGACGGTCGCCACATGA
- a CDS encoding SpoIID/LytB domain-containing protein: protein MRRLALPLIAALLVAAPTAHASVRHVVSGGGWGHGIGMSQYGAKGYAENGRDYRQIVAHYYQGTGLGDAGERTVRVLLQSGRSEIVVSGAGRAGGRRLDPGRSYRVRAHGSGVELRSAGGKVLGRSSGALAISRPGDVVKLHGTAIGGVRDGRYRGAIEVRPGVFGGLGAINAVSLDDYVRGVLPGEMPTSWHEEALRAQAVAARSYAIATDRGGGVFDQYPDTRSQVYRGFGSETARSNEAVSATAGEVLVHEGEVIPAYFFSTSGGRTENVENVWYDSDPRPYLTSVEDPYDDASPRHRWRLSFTTAQMEQRLRGLVKGRFQRIKVRRRGESPRVVSADVIGSRGRTRVSGATLKSRLGLNDTWASFTRVSSSGSRSIASNAIVRSFLALPPYEITGRVAPRPRGRRIVVERRTKKGWRRAARGAVARDGEYRVLVERRGTYRVRAGRVAGPAVRVP from the coding sequence GTGCGACGACTTGCCCTCCCCCTCATAGCCGCCCTGCTCGTGGCGGCTCCCACGGCCCACGCGTCCGTGCGGCACGTGGTGTCCGGCGGCGGCTGGGGCCACGGCATCGGCATGAGCCAGTACGGCGCCAAGGGCTACGCGGAGAACGGCCGCGACTACCGCCAGATCGTCGCCCACTACTACCAGGGGACCGGCCTCGGTGACGCCGGCGAGCGCACGGTGCGCGTGCTGCTCCAGTCCGGGCGCTCGGAGATCGTGGTGAGCGGCGCCGGCCGCGCCGGCGGGCGCCGGCTGGATCCGGGCCGGAGCTACCGCGTGCGCGCGCACGGCTCGGGGGTCGAGCTGCGCAGCGCCGGCGGCAAGGTGCTGGGCCGCTCGTCCGGCGCTCTCGCCATCTCCCGCCCGGGCGACGTGGTGAAGCTCCACGGCACCGCGATCGGCGGCGTGCGCGACGGGCGCTACCGCGGCGCGATCGAGGTCCGCCCGGGCGTGTTCGGCGGGCTCGGAGCGATCAACGCCGTCTCGCTCGACGACTACGTGCGCGGTGTCCTACCCGGCGAGATGCCCACCTCGTGGCACGAGGAGGCGCTCAGGGCCCAGGCCGTGGCGGCCCGCAGCTACGCGATCGCCACCGACCGGGGCGGCGGCGTGTTCGACCAGTACCCCGACACGCGCTCGCAGGTGTACCGCGGCTTCGGCAGCGAGACCGCGCGCTCGAACGAGGCGGTGTCGGCCACGGCCGGCGAGGTGCTGGTGCACGAGGGCGAGGTGATCCCGGCCTACTTCTTCTCCACCTCGGGCGGGCGCACGGAGAACGTGGAGAACGTCTGGTACGACAGCGACCCGCGCCCGTACCTCACGAGCGTCGAGGACCCCTACGACGACGCCTCTCCCCGGCACCGCTGGCGGCTGTCGTTCACCACCGCGCAGATGGAGCAGCGGCTGCGTGGGCTGGTGAAGGGGCGCTTCCAGCGGATCAAGGTGCGCCGCCGCGGCGAGTCGCCGCGGGTGGTGTCAGCCGACGTGATCGGCTCCCGCGGGCGCACCCGGGTGAGCGGCGCGACCCTGAAGTCCCGCCTCGGCCTCAACGACACCTGGGCCTCGTTCACGCGCGTGAGCTCGAGCGGCAGCCGCTCGATCGCCAGCAACGCGATCGTGCGCAGCTTCCTGGCGCTGCCGCCCTACGAGATCACGGGCAGGGTGGCGCCGCGCCCGCGCGGCAGGCGCATCGTGGTGGAGCGGCGCACGAAGAAGGGCTGGCGCCGGGCCGCCCGCGGCGCCGTGGCGCGTGACGGCGAGTACCGCGTGCTCGTCGAGCGGCGCGGCACCTACCGCGTGCGGGCCGGCCGGGTTGCCGGTCCCGCGGTGCGCGTGCCGTAG
- a CDS encoding MMPL family transporter: MERLTEVVLRHRRKVVIGWVAVLLAAIAAMGPATDSLSESFSSTGEGFETNQQILEDYGTGGQMPPIVPVVTLPEGTTVDSPEARAELASAFDRIQRAVPDARVASYASTGDRAFVSEDGRTTFGLVYPEFSGGFEIPEEEAAVEEAVEGVSVAGAPVQVTGFFALQGGAEEDEGPALLLEVLIGGTGALVILTLLFGIRLALLPLLMAIFSIPTTFLLLWPIASITDVSIIVQFLLALIGLGVAIDYALLVVMRWREERGNGRENVDAVRVSMRTAGKAVVFSGTTVAIGLLAMVALPVPTLRSIGYGGLLIPLVSVAVALTLLPVLLATIGPRLDRSKHATRAATMHGRWFGWAEWIVRHRWIAAGVSVALLLALAIPSLSMQLGSASAESLAGSGPAREGFDNLQRSSLGQGAMAPFEVVAPAAQAEQVAADLAKVDGVVATTAPEDWSGGGTRIVGVVPAADPYSNDGAAILDRVRAVAPPGVAVGGSGPENADFVDAVYDNAPLMIGLVLLLTFLLLARALRSLALPLKAVLLNLISLAAAIGFMVLVWQEGYGSEAIWGIEATGAVESWIPIMVFAFLFGLSMDYEVFILSRMREEYDRTGSTREAVVGGLGHTGRLVTSAALILFFAFAALASAPDTITKMFATSLAAGILLDATLIRGLLVPAVVSLMGRWNWWLPALPARLLRTKPSPQPPLQPAREEA; the protein is encoded by the coding sequence ATGGAGCGCCTGACGGAGGTCGTCCTCCGACATCGCCGCAAGGTCGTAATCGGCTGGGTGGCGGTCCTGCTCGCCGCCATCGCCGCCATGGGGCCCGCCACCGACTCGCTGTCGGAGAGCTTCAGCTCCACCGGCGAGGGGTTCGAGACCAACCAGCAGATCCTCGAGGACTACGGCACCGGCGGGCAGATGCCGCCCATCGTCCCGGTGGTCACGCTGCCCGAGGGCACCACCGTGGACTCGCCGGAGGCTCGCGCCGAGCTCGCCAGTGCCTTCGACCGCATCCAGCGCGCGGTGCCAGACGCCCGCGTGGCCTCGTATGCCTCCACCGGCGACCGCGCGTTCGTGTCCGAGGACGGCCGCACGACGTTCGGGCTGGTCTATCCGGAGTTCAGCGGCGGCTTCGAGATCCCGGAGGAGGAGGCGGCGGTCGAGGAGGCGGTCGAGGGCGTCAGCGTCGCTGGCGCGCCGGTGCAGGTCACGGGCTTCTTCGCCCTCCAGGGCGGGGCGGAGGAGGACGAGGGCCCGGCGCTGCTCCTCGAGGTCCTGATCGGCGGCACCGGCGCGCTCGTGATCCTCACGCTGCTGTTCGGTATCCGCCTCGCCCTGCTCCCGCTGCTCATGGCGATCTTCTCGATCCCCACCACCTTCCTGCTCCTGTGGCCCATCGCGAGCATCACCGACGTCTCGATCATCGTTCAGTTCCTGCTCGCCCTGATCGGGCTCGGCGTGGCCATCGACTACGCGCTGCTCGTGGTCATGCGCTGGCGCGAGGAGCGCGGGAACGGCCGCGAGAACGTCGACGCGGTGCGCGTGTCCATGCGCACGGCGGGCAAGGCGGTGGTGTTCAGCGGCACCACGGTGGCCATCGGCCTGCTCGCCATGGTCGCGCTGCCGGTGCCCACGCTGCGCTCCATCGGCTACGGCGGCCTGCTCATCCCGCTGGTGAGCGTGGCCGTGGCGCTCACGCTGCTGCCGGTCCTCCTGGCCACGATCGGCCCGCGGCTGGACCGCTCCAAGCACGCCACGCGGGCGGCCACCATGCACGGGCGCTGGTTCGGCTGGGCGGAATGGATCGTGCGTCATCGCTGGATCGCCGCGGGAGTGTCCGTGGCACTGCTGCTGGCGCTCGCCATCCCGTCGTTGAGCATGCAGCTCGGCAGCGCCAGCGCCGAGTCGCTGGCCGGCTCCGGCCCCGCTCGCGAGGGCTTCGACAATCTCCAGCGCTCGAGCCTCGGGCAAGGCGCGATGGCGCCGTTCGAGGTCGTGGCGCCCGCGGCGCAGGCCGAGCAGGTGGCGGCCGACCTGGCGAAGGTCGACGGTGTGGTGGCCACCACCGCTCCGGAGGACTGGAGCGGCGGCGGCACGCGGATCGTGGGGGTGGTCCCCGCGGCGGACCCGTATTCCAACGACGGCGCCGCGATCCTCGACCGCGTGCGGGCAGTGGCGCCGCCGGGCGTGGCCGTGGGCGGCTCGGGGCCGGAGAACGCGGACTTCGTGGACGCGGTCTACGACAACGCGCCCCTCATGATCGGCCTCGTGCTCCTGCTCACGTTTCTCCTGCTGGCCCGCGCGCTGCGCTCGCTCGCGCTCCCGCTCAAGGCGGTCCTGCTCAACCTGATCTCGCTTGCGGCCGCGATCGGCTTCATGGTGCTCGTCTGGCAGGAGGGCTACGGCTCGGAGGCGATCTGGGGCATCGAGGCCACCGGCGCGGTTGAGAGCTGGATCCCGATCATGGTGTTCGCCTTCCTGTTCGGGCTCTCGATGGACTACGAGGTGTTCATCCTGTCCCGCATGCGGGAGGAGTACGACCGCACGGGGTCCACGCGCGAGGCGGTCGTCGGCGGGCTCGGGCACACCGGGCGGCTCGTGACCAGCGCGGCGCTCATCCTGTTCTTCGCCTTCGCGGCGCTCGCGTCGGCGCCGGACACGATCACGAAGATGTTCGCCACCAGCCTCGCGGCGGGGATCCTGCTCGATGCCACTCTCATCCGCGGCCTGCTCGTGCCGGCGGTGGTGTCGCTGATGGGCAGGTGGAACTGGTGGCTCCCCGCTCTGCCCGCCCGGCTCCTGCGAACCAAGCCGTCACCGCAGCCGCCGCTGCAGCCGGCGCGGGAGGAGGCGTAG
- a CDS encoding TetR/AcrR family transcriptional regulator: MDPTHELSLRERKKERTRKAISDAATELFAQRGFDTVTIDEVAAAAEVSKKTVFNYFGCKEDLFFDEAEEAKARLLTAVRGREPGESVLAAVRRVALASIGRMCSGEQPWIETMGRLVDASPALRARQGEIFDEFAHILAEVIREEIGAGEDDVRPYVAGQAILAVQRSVLESARGRVVRGERGKRLATALQSEAERGYELLDAGMAALTPR, translated from the coding sequence ATGGATCCCACCCATGAGCTGTCGCTGCGCGAGCGCAAGAAGGAGCGCACGCGCAAGGCCATCTCCGACGCCGCCACCGAGCTGTTCGCGCAGCGCGGCTTCGACACCGTGACGATCGACGAGGTGGCCGCCGCTGCAGAGGTGTCCAAGAAGACGGTCTTCAACTACTTCGGCTGCAAGGAGGATCTCTTCTTCGACGAGGCCGAGGAGGCGAAGGCCCGGCTGCTCACGGCGGTGCGCGGGCGCGAGCCGGGGGAGTCGGTGCTGGCCGCCGTCCGCCGGGTGGCGCTCGCGAGCATCGGCCGGATGTGCTCGGGCGAGCAGCCGTGGATCGAGACGATGGGACGGCTGGTGGACGCCAGCCCCGCTCTCCGGGCACGGCAAGGCGAGATCTTCGACGAGTTCGCGCACATCCTGGCGGAGGTCATCCGCGAGGAGATCGGCGCCGGCGAGGACGACGTCCGGCCCTACGTGGCCGGCCAGGCGATCCTCGCCGTGCAGCGATCGGTGCTGGAGAGCGCGCGCGGCCGCGTGGTCCGCGGCGAGCGCGGGAAAAGGCTGGCCACCGCGCTGCAGTCGGAGGCCGAGCGCGGCTACGAGCTACTCGACGCCGGGATGGCCGCGCTTACCCCTCGTTAG
- a CDS encoding ATP-binding cassette domain-containing protein has protein sequence MALAIETRALQRRYSGDVLAVAGVDLAVETGEIYAFLGPNGAGKTTTVRMLTTLLRPTGGSASVAGHDVVSDAAAVRRAIGVALQEAALDPLMTGRELMRLQATLHGIRGAEAVRRADDLLERVGLVQAADRRVGTYSGGMRRRLDLGAALVHEPSVLFLDEPTTGLDPVSRKSIWDEVRRLNHEGATIFLTTQYLEEADQLAGRVGIIDEGRMAAEGTPASLKAEVGRPHLELSVAGEGEGRAREVMERFGELLPGRDGLLMVTLEGGASGVAPIVRALDDAGLVVEHLDVVRPTLDDVFVEKTGRHLEGADAT, from the coding sequence ATGGCACTCGCAATCGAGACTCGCGCGCTCCAGCGACGCTATTCCGGCGACGTGCTCGCGGTCGCCGGCGTGGACCTCGCCGTGGAGACGGGGGAGATCTACGCCTTCCTAGGCCCCAACGGCGCGGGCAAGACCACGACGGTGCGGATGCTCACCACACTGCTGCGGCCCACCGGCGGCAGCGCGTCGGTGGCCGGACACGACGTGGTGTCCGACGCCGCCGCCGTGCGCCGCGCCATCGGCGTGGCTCTCCAGGAGGCCGCCCTCGACCCGCTCATGACCGGCCGCGAGCTCATGCGGCTCCAGGCCACGCTCCACGGCATACGCGGAGCCGAGGCCGTGCGCCGCGCCGACGACCTGCTGGAGCGGGTCGGGCTCGTGCAGGCGGCCGATCGCCGCGTGGGCACGTACTCGGGCGGCATGCGCCGCCGGCTCGACCTCGGGGCGGCGCTCGTGCACGAGCCCAGCGTGCTCTTCCTGGACGAGCCCACCACGGGCCTCGACCCGGTCAGCCGGAAGTCGATCTGGGACGAGGTCCGCCGCCTCAACCACGAGGGCGCCACGATCTTCCTCACCACCCAGTACCTCGAGGAGGCCGACCAGCTGGCCGGTCGCGTGGGGATCATCGACGAGGGGCGGATGGCGGCCGAGGGCACCCCTGCGTCGCTCAAGGCCGAGGTGGGCCGGCCGCACCTCGAGCTGTCGGTGGCGGGCGAGGGCGAGGGGCGCGCCCGCGAGGTCATGGAGCGCTTCGGCGAGCTGCTGCCAGGCCGCGACGGGCTGCTGATGGTGACGCTGGAGGGCGGCGCGAGCGGCGTGGCGCCGATCGTGCGGGCGCTCGACGACGCGGGGCTGGTGGTGGAGCACCTCGACGTGGTGCGCCCCACGCTCGACGACGTCTTCGTGGAGAAGACCGGGCGCCACCTCGAGGGCGCTGACGCCACATGA
- a CDS encoding ABC transporter permease: MIAAHARVVAGLGRRSVVSAFRRPQFLAPIIIFPSLFLAVNTGGAGRATEIPGFPEVAGFLDFELAGAMLQSTMLAGISGGIALAIDIEMGFIDRLLAAPIARWTMVAGRLMATFVLGFVAAVWFLVIGLMFGAEIQGGALGVLLVLLMVPASAAAFGGLAAALALYTGRASVVQSIFPLVFVIIFLSSAFFPRELLLEPASSIADWNPLSFIAEGLRDPIVSGVSGGPLVKALGSIAIVGMLGVGLSAAALRARLRAA, from the coding sequence ATGATCGCCGCGCACGCCCGGGTGGTGGCGGGACTGGGGCGCCGGTCGGTGGTGAGCGCCTTCCGCAGACCGCAGTTCCTGGCGCCGATCATCATCTTCCCCTCGCTGTTCCTCGCCGTGAACACCGGCGGCGCAGGACGCGCCACCGAGATTCCGGGCTTTCCGGAGGTGGCCGGCTTCCTCGACTTCGAGCTGGCGGGCGCGATGCTGCAGTCCACGATGCTCGCGGGGATCTCCGGCGGCATCGCGCTGGCCATCGACATCGAGATGGGCTTCATCGACCGGCTGCTGGCCGCGCCGATCGCGCGCTGGACGATGGTGGCCGGCAGGCTCATGGCCACCTTCGTGCTGGGCTTCGTCGCGGCCGTGTGGTTCCTCGTCATCGGGCTCATGTTCGGCGCCGAGATCCAGGGCGGCGCGCTCGGCGTGCTGCTCGTGCTGTTGATGGTGCCGGCGTCGGCGGCGGCGTTCGGCGGGCTGGCGGCGGCCCTGGCCCTCTACACCGGGCGGGCCAGCGTCGTCCAGAGCATCTTCCCGCTGGTCTTCGTGATCATCTTCCTGTCGTCGGCGTTCTTCCCGCGCGAGCTGCTGCTGGAGCCGGCTTCGAGCATCGCCGACTGGAACCCGCTCAGCTTCATCGCAGAGGGGCTGCGCGACCCGATCGTCTCCGGCGTATCGGGGGGGCCGCTCGTCAAGGCGCTGGGCAGCATCGCCATCGTGGGGATGCTCGGCGTGGGGCTGAGCGCCGCGGCCCTGCGGGCAAGGTTGAGGGCGGCGTGA
- a CDS encoding ABC transporter permease, which yields MSARSSMATLWALMRRAVNEVVRVPGAAIPAILAPAIFMLGITAVFGKLTVLPGFTSESYMTFIIAISLLQGAGFTGAATGVNLARDIEQGWFDRLLASPAPRWVLLLGTVLSASMRSLMPMTVLLVVGFALGVDFPGFDGLALAILLVALFSAVIAFYAIALALRFRTQQAAPLMQAGTFMAVLFTTSYAPLDLLEGWLHDVAEVNPVTKVVEAVRQGFVADVTWADTWPGLVALAGLGVVLGALALRGMARTAERG from the coding sequence GTGAGCGCGCGGTCGAGCATGGCCACGCTCTGGGCGCTCATGCGGCGGGCGGTCAACGAGGTGGTACGGGTGCCGGGGGCCGCCATCCCCGCGATCCTCGCGCCGGCGATCTTCATGCTCGGGATCACGGCGGTCTTCGGGAAGCTCACCGTCCTCCCCGGCTTCACGAGCGAGAGCTACATGACGTTCATCATCGCCATCAGCCTTCTGCAGGGAGCGGGCTTCACCGGGGCGGCCACGGGGGTCAACCTCGCCCGTGACATCGAGCAGGGCTGGTTCGACCGCCTGCTGGCCTCCCCCGCTCCGCGCTGGGTGCTGCTGCTGGGCACGGTGCTCTCGGCCAGCATGCGCTCGCTCATGCCGATGACCGTCCTGCTCGTGGTGGGCTTCGCGCTCGGCGTGGACTTCCCCGGCTTCGACGGCCTGGCGCTCGCGATCCTGCTCGTGGCGCTGTTCAGCGCCGTGATCGCCTTCTACGCCATCGCGCTGGCGCTGCGCTTCCGCACGCAGCAGGCGGCGCCGCTCATGCAGGCCGGCACGTTCATGGCGGTCCTGTTCACCACCTCCTACGCGCCGCTGGACCTGCTCGAGGGCTGGCTGCACGACGTGGCCGAGGTCAACCCCGTCACGAAGGTCGTCGAGGCCGTGCGCCAGGGCTTCGTGGCCGACGTGACCTGGGCCGACACCTGGCCGGGCCTGGTGGCCCTCGCCGGGCTGGGCGTGGTGCTCGGGGCGCTGGCGCTGCGGGGGATGGCGAGGACGGCCGAGCGCGGCTAA
- a CDS encoding cytochrome P450, with protein MALPPGPPFPKLVQGLLLWHRTLPTLDWCRRRYGDVFTVWIPPLGACVYVADPEEIKAVFAGDPAVFHAGEGNAVLSEILGPASVLVLDEERHLRQRKLMLPPFHGENVRRYGQTMADVAAAEVERWPVGSPFRLHPRLRAITLEVILSVVIGVEGARRDELRRLLPRLSAISPLIQLMILRPELERVGPWRRYRALQRRIDALLFDEIADRRADPRLGEREDVLSMLVAARDEDGGAMSDAELRDEVITLLVAGHETTTTGLAWVFERLLRTPAALARARELDDEYLDAVVQETLRVRPVISDVVRKLTRDTEVAGHVLPAGANVLPAISLVQSDPRHHPDPQAFRPERFLDGSPAPNTWIPFGGGRRRCLGAAFASFEMRTVLRTVLERAELRPARPEPEAIRPRHVTQVPARGAEAVLVRRSAMPAVEPAPA; from the coding sequence ATGGCGCTCCCGCCCGGACCGCCGTTCCCCAAGCTCGTGCAGGGCCTCCTGCTCTGGCACCGCACCCTGCCCACCCTGGACTGGTGCCGGCGCCGCTACGGCGACGTGTTCACGGTCTGGATCCCGCCGCTGGGCGCGTGTGTCTACGTGGCCGACCCCGAGGAGATCAAGGCGGTCTTCGCCGGCGACCCCGCCGTCTTCCACGCGGGTGAGGGCAACGCCGTCCTGTCCGAGATCCTCGGCCCCGCCTCGGTGCTGGTGCTCGACGAGGAGCGCCACCTGCGCCAGCGCAAGCTCATGCTGCCGCCGTTCCACGGCGAGAACGTGCGCCGCTACGGCCAGACGATGGCTGACGTCGCGGCCGCAGAGGTCGAGCGCTGGCCCGTGGGCAGCCCGTTCCGGCTGCATCCGCGCCTGCGCGCCATCACGCTCGAGGTCATCTTGAGTGTCGTCATCGGCGTGGAGGGCGCGCGCCGCGACGAGCTGCGGCGGCTGCTTCCGCGGCTGTCCGCGATCAGCCCGCTCATCCAGCTCATGATCCTGCGCCCCGAGCTCGAGCGGGTGGGCCCGTGGCGGCGCTACCGGGCTCTCCAGCGGCGGATCGACGCCCTGCTGTTCGACGAGATCGCCGACCGGCGGGCGGACCCGCGCCTCGGCGAGCGCGAGGACGTGCTGTCGATGCTGGTGGCCGCGCGCGACGAGGACGGCGGGGCGATGAGCGACGCTGAGCTGCGCGACGAGGTCATCACGCTGCTGGTGGCCGGCCACGAGACCACCACGACCGGCCTCGCGTGGGTGTTCGAGCGGCTGCTGCGCACCCCGGCCGCCCTCGCCCGAGCACGCGAGCTCGACGACGAGTACCTCGATGCCGTCGTACAGGAGACGCTGCGGGTGCGCCCGGTGATCAGCGACGTGGTGCGCAAGCTCACGCGCGACACCGAGGTCGCCGGGCACGTGCTCCCCGCCGGCGCCAACGTCCTGCCCGCGATCTCGCTCGTCCAGTCCGATCCGCGCCACCATCCGGACCCGCAGGCCTTCCGTCCCGAGCGCTTCCTCGACGGCTCGCCCGCGCCCAATACCTGGATCCCGTTCGGCGGTGGGCGCCGGCGCTGCCTGGGCGCGGCGTTCGCGAGCTTCGAAATGCGCACGGTGCTGCGCACGGTGCTCGAGCGCGCAGAGCTGCGTCCCGCCCGGCCCGAGCCCGAGGCCATCCGCCCGCGGCACGTGACGCAGGTGCCGGCCCGCGGCGCCGAGGCGGTGCTGGTGCGGCGCTCCGCGATGCCGGCGGTGGAGCCCGCCCCGGCCTGA
- the ychF gene encoding redox-regulated ATPase YchF, with amino-acid sequence MKVGIVGLPNAGKSSLFNALTRAGAEAANYPFTTLEPNMAIVGVPDERLDRVAATLGSTPVVYETIAFHDIAGLVRGAHEGEGLGNQFLANIRETDAILHVVRAHEDAQVVHPEGRVDPGADAETIETELIYSDLEQAERRLERVIRQARSLDRALMAEEAWLRELVAALGEGRPARTVPLPADAPDALRNLQPLTSKPVLYVANVGEGDGLDVPPAIAGRAASADAGAVAISARIEAELSELDDEEAEVMRAELGAGESGLDRVIRGAFELLDLISFFTAGEAKEARAHAIERGTSAWGAAGKVHTDIQKGFVRAEVVAWDELVDAGGYAGARERGTLRLEGRDYAMRDGDVMTVKFTP; translated from the coding sequence GTGAAGGTCGGCATCGTCGGGCTGCCCAACGCCGGCAAGTCCTCGCTCTTCAACGCGCTCACGCGCGCTGGGGCAGAGGCCGCCAACTACCCGTTCACCACGCTCGAACCCAACATGGCCATCGTGGGTGTGCCGGACGAGCGCCTGGACCGCGTGGCGGCCACGCTGGGCTCCACGCCGGTCGTGTACGAGACGATCGCCTTCCACGACATCGCCGGGCTCGTGCGCGGGGCCCACGAAGGGGAGGGCTTGGGCAACCAGTTCCTCGCCAACATCCGCGAGACCGACGCCATCCTCCACGTGGTCCGCGCCCACGAGGACGCTCAGGTCGTGCACCCCGAGGGCCGCGTGGACCCGGGGGCGGACGCCGAGACCATCGAGACCGAGCTGATCTACTCCGACCTCGAGCAGGCCGAGCGGCGGCTCGAGCGGGTCATCCGCCAGGCCCGCTCGCTCGACAGGGCGCTCATGGCCGAGGAGGCCTGGCTGCGCGAGCTGGTGGCCGCGCTGGGAGAGGGCCGCCCGGCGCGCACCGTGCCGCTGCCGGCCGACGCCCCGGACGCGCTGCGCAACCTCCAGCCGCTCACCTCCAAGCCGGTGCTGTACGTGGCCAACGTCGGCGAGGGGGACGGGCTCGACGTGCCGCCGGCGATCGCCGGGCGGGCCGCTTCCGCCGACGCCGGCGCGGTGGCCATCAGCGCGCGCATCGAGGCGGAGCTGTCCGAGCTCGACGACGAGGAGGCGGAGGTCATGCGCGCGGAGCTGGGCGCCGGGGAGTCCGGCCTCGACCGCGTGATCCGCGGGGCATTCGAGCTGCTCGACCTGATCTCGTTCTTCACCGCGGGTGAGGCCAAGGAGGCTCGGGCGCATGCGATCGAGCGCGGCACCAGCGCGTGGGGCGCCGCCGGGAAGGTCCACACCGACATCCAGAAGGGGTTCGTCCGCGCCGAGGTGGTGGCCTGGGACGAGCTCGTGGACGCCGGCGGCTACGCCGGGGCGCGCGAGCGCGGCACGCTGCGCCTGGAGGGCCGCGACTACGCGATGCGCGACGGCGACGTGATGACGGTGAAGTTCACGCCCTGA